gcatcggctCAATATGAGAgtcagtgtaagaccatgtctgggacatggcatcggctCGATATGAGAgtcagtgtaagaccatgtctgggacatggcatcggctCGAGATGAGAgtcagtgtaagaccatgtctgggacatggcatcggctCGAGATGAGAgtcagtgtaagaccatgtctgggacatggcatcggctCGAGATTAGTTTTGAGtgccagtgtaagaccatgtctgggacatggcatcggcaCCGAGATgtgatcccatgtaagaccatatctgggatatgacattggcgTCCTACCAGGTGTACGAGATATCTCGAACATCTCTAATATtacaagtagttcaacgggaaattCAAGGAGTATGCTCAAGATTAGTAAGAGTAGGATATGTGAGTATTATGACTAGGCACAGGTATGTATATGAGATTCATAAATAATGTGCTCAGATTATGATGCATTATTGATAAGGATGCAAACGAGTAAGATGTGTTTATGATCACTTGATTGTTGTGTGCCAAGATATAATATGCTTTGGTGTAAGTGTATATAAATGAAAGTGAACACCAAGAATTAATGAATGAGTGACCTTAAAACAGCTTGTGGGCAGCAGAttagtataactttgaaaaatcaccaaaatggtggaaattgaattaaagtttgggtgagatatgaaattaaagattaatgggtctatttttccataaaagaaacagagtaagcaaaagaagtTTGAATTATGaggtatttgaattttagtgagacaaggtcgAATGAGTTTAGGAAtccctgttccaactttgaaaaatcagtaaaaattgtaaaaaaataaatatggagtataatttatatgtttgaaatccTTATTATGTCtattttcaagtgaaataaaCGAGAACATCATATGAATTTTGTACGAGGATAAAATCGATTCGTTGTAAAGAAGTGTCGAAGCTGTTGGACAAATGAAACAGGggtaaatttaatgaataaactgtattaattggctagaccaaaaattatgaaatttctaTAGTAAGAAattatgtgagtctagtttgaGGAAAATTTACGGTTCTTCATTTGGAGTTCTCAGTAGCTcgagaaataaataatttagtaacatgACTCAAGTAGATGATTAATGTGAATATTAGTAATAAAGTGTAAGCATGTGATATAATGATTATATCATCATAAGAAATTATTGCAGGATTTGTCCACACaagtttaataatttcttattattttcatatgaacttactaagcatttatgcttacttcccctctcttttcctttgccttatagtatcgccaagttaGCTCGGGAATCGGTGGACGTCGGAGATTTGCTCACACTATCAATTAGAACACTTGGTATATCTAGATacataaatttttgggttacGGCATGTATAGTAGGTTTGGTCGTTTTGTCATATATGTCAGATTTCTTATGGCCTAAAATGTTGacctttatttaataaatgttcTTTTTGATTAAGGCTATTTGGAGATGGCCAATACGCCTATGATATGGTTATTCATGTATGTGGTAATTGCATAATTGAATGTTGTGGAGGTGGTTTACAAATGATTTCATGAATGACGATTTGCATGGgaatgtgaatgtaaaattggATATTCGGATGTCCAATTATAGTGTGATACATGTTAACGAAATTTTATAGCCCGGTTTTATATgttcaagaaattttaatttcggTAACGCCTCGTACCCTGTTCCGGtattggatacgggtaaggggtgttacaaaatgcACCAATTTGAACCCGTCTGGTGGCCTGGGTATTCACTGCCACAGGTATGGCCTGAGTTCTAGTCGCATTGTTGTTAGTGCTTTGCCCTCCACTTGTAATTCACTAAAaaaaatgtactaatttaaaaataaatattaaaaaaattacaaatttatatttagtttttttatatcaactgatatatttatatcatataaaattttataatatttatatttaaaagcaAACTGTTAGGGTTCCATAGAAAAAAAGTGAacacaaaattatatttaaaaggtacatgattaatttttaaataaaattttaaatgagtaaccttttcaaaatatataaaatatgaaaggtGTAAATATTGATATCATATTACtaatatttaacttataaattattaattaattttatattttattcatcaaattgaTGCATTTAACTCATAAcatcaattattaatatatattcataaaaatcatGATTAGGTTCCAAGTTTTCTTTCAATGTATGTctttaaattggaaaattaaacCTTTCACTTTCAAGAAAGAATATAAAACCATGACCAAAATTCCAATTTCTTGTaattaattcaaacaaaaacataattctAAAATCTCTCATTTGCTTCAACAgtataactattttattttggtttaggttatttcaacactttttaaaaatatttatatttgattatgtgttaaaaatttcggtttagatttattgtattataaaaagttattttttaagtaaagcgattgtagtatttataataataaaatttttatcaaattcgCAAATGTGTTGTGGAATAaactgtaaaaaaaatattccaaaCTTTCAACCTACTCAATCATACTACCAAGACTCCATAGCCTTAGTGCCATCTTTAAACAATGGGAAACTTGTCCAAAGGAGCTTATACCAAGCTCCTCCATTATATAAACTCATTCCATCAACAAGAAAATTCTGAACTTACACTTCACTAGTCATACTTCACACAAACACTATCATAACTCTCCTAATACTCCTAAATCACCACTAGCAACTAaaggtgttcattcggttaaccgacccgaaataacattaatcgaattaactaacctttcaaaatttttaaccgttaatcaaaccgaaattttttcaaaaaaaattaaccgaaccgaaattttttcggttaattcggtcggttaaccgaattaaccgaaaattatatattttttatttttggttaaaaattaaccgaattaccgaaTTAACGGATTACCCGAATTAACGAATTCGAATTaacgaattgaatcactacataattaaattatttttagacttttagactttagttttagttttagttttagaattttatttttatttattaaattatttgtaatttttatgattgggttgggttgggtaattgaattgggttgaatacttgggtttggattgggtttaggtgaatagtcggcttatttatatattataattttatttattaatttttttctattaaaccgaaaaaattcagttaaactgaattaaccgttaaccgaaaaattaaaaaataattaaccgactcccgaccgaaaaaattcggttaaccgaccgattaaccgaatttggtcggttaaccgaattttttcaattttacccgAATTTTACACACTCCTCTTGACATTTCATATGAACCGCTTTTAACCTCCAACATTACGATCTACGTAGTTTATCATATATATTGTGTGTCATAtacaaacaattatttttaatattttttgaaggtTTGGCCAtatatttgaaaagttttttaagtttttcatttCCTTACCCCCAAGATGTTGACATTTCTTTCACTTGCAACTTCATATAGTTTTGCAGAGAAAATCATGCAAAAGTGGTCAaaatcttaatatttaatttcaaaaagcaATGATTTCCTTAAATTTGTGGTTTGAAAATTGCAGAAAAGTACACATGCAAGCACATGTTTTGGAAATAAGCCTCCTtcatagatagatagatagatattTCTTTGAATGGTACATCAacgtttttttatttgattttcttttcattcttttcaaccattaataaccttttttttattctttactcGACTAACCATCGGTGTAATGATGAATGACTTGGGTTCAAATTTGAACAACTCTCCCCTTTACCCTTggtcaattttcttttttaaaaaattctcgtgttaaATATTGATATTCGTAAGTATAAATAAGTGAGCCAGGTCCAAGTGATAAAATATACGAGTTCAAGCTTGACTTGAAATTCAAGGTTAAAAGCTTCAGTAGAGCTcaatccatttttatttataaaagctTGACTTTAAATTCGATATTTGAGTATgagttcaaatttaattttttaaattctaattaaaaattgaaaaaagaaaaacatgtgAGTTACTTAAAGTGAGGATTAAGACACTCAAATTCGATTCACTTGATAATTTAAGGTACTCCAAGCTCGATTTTGACGATTACCATAGCAATTTTCAATATCtcttaagttaaaatatgttattaatctctttaatttgacaaaattgagatttagtccttatacttaaaaagttacaaataaagtctttctatttttcaatataaTAAGTTTAGTCCAGTCATTTAAATCATaagtattttttgttaaaatttgtcaacttaaaattttgactaaacTGTAATAATATGACGTGacagaaaataaaatgttaaattgatagattttgacAGAAACTATCAACGGCGATAATGAtcagattaaaatttttaaattaaaaaattaagagtcTTAACATTTTAACCAAATCTCAAAGTCTATACAAATACAGGGACTAACAGCCCATTTTAaccaatatattattttacactTGGGATATATAATCATACAGCCTGAACCATGagataaaactataaaaagcATGCAAACAATCATTCATCTGCTTCATTTTTTGCTGTTCAAATGAGCAAACATTTTTGTCTAAACCCAAATTACCTTCGTTAAAGCCATGGGGAAATCTTCAGTTTACAATGCCTCAAAGCAACAATATCCCCCAACTTTCAAactgtttttcttcttcttgccCATAAGCTTAGCCATCACTagttttcttctcattttcatttacatttacaCCACTTCAAAGCTCTCCACCGATCCCCAATCCAGCCCTTTCTTAGAACCTGCGACGaattattctttatttgatCTGCTAATCCCGGGTTCGACTGATTATGAGACGATTCAGTTTTCGATCGACAATACAGCTGAAGATTTGTTCTTTGATCTGCCCAGAACTTCAAGTTATGCGAAGCAGAATCAATGGTCCCTTGGAGATCTCTTTGGCTTTACTGGTATGTTTGTATGTACAATAAGAAGAAGGCAAAATTCTAACAGCAACACTAGTGATTAGTGTGACTTAAACTCAGGTTACACTAGGGCGATAAACACCCTAACTATCAGGTCAATACATATATGGAGTTCAACTTTTGAatatctttgtttttgttttcgaTATCTGTGTTTTGAGCATAGAAGTATACAAAAACTAAGAGTGAACAAGTTTTGTTTAGAGAAGTGAGgataatatgttataaaatttgagtcacaaaattaaaaatcttatattaaaaatgctttaaattaaattataaatatttcaaaagggttaaaatatgatttttatttaattaaaattttaaaagttaatttttttaattttaaggagggactataaaataaattttctatttaatcaaGGGTCAAACCTCTATTTACCTTTTTACTATGTATTAAAcatttattgataataattttgaaatttttctatcaattttaattcaattgatacTATTGTTATTGCAacaaaaagagaataaatttaAACGTATTTAAATCGTTTTCCTCCAACAAAGATTTGAAGATTACAAGTAGAAGTAagattttataacaaaattggaatttttttaGACCCATCaaaatttatggaaattttagttaattttgcaaaagttttaaaaattttaattaaaccttttaaaatttttgaaaactttcattaaatttctcaaagttttaaaattataattaaactctttaaaccgtaaaatttaaaaattttaattaaacctctcaaacttttaaaaattttaattagacttAAAACTTAATGTAAAATTCTGCCACTTTACTAAGATTTCGGtataaagtatgtaaaaatcTTAATCAAAGCTATTTGATTCGAGTAGAAAGCAGTTTGATACTCATTTAAGATTTCAATCCGACTCAACGTTAGATTTTAATCAAATCCAATGGGAGCTAACctgtttgggtttttttttttttgtcaggAAACACTCTGAATAACACAGAGATCTATCATGATATAGATGTATTTCTTGAAGATTACAAGGAAATGAATAAGAGCTTTAAGATATTTGTTTATCCCCATAAACCTGATGATCCCTTTGCAAATGTGCTATTGCCTGAGGATTATAATCCTGAAGGTCCCTATACCAGTGAACTTTACTTCAAAAAAGCTCTTTTCAACAGCCATTTCATCACCAAAGATCCCAATGAAGCTCATCTTTTCTACATGCCTTTTTCCATTCTTCATCTGCGCCACGATCCGAGAATCGGCCCCGAAAAACTCCAAGATTTCGTCAAAGATTACATCTTCAACATCAGTCATAAGTACCCTTTTTGGAACCGAACCGGCGGAGCCGATCATTTCTACACCGCGTGCCATTCGATCAGCGAGATCGCGATGGA
The Gossypium raimondii isolate GPD5lz chromosome 8, ASM2569854v1, whole genome shotgun sequence DNA segment above includes these coding regions:
- the LOC105793722 gene encoding LOW QUALITY PROTEIN: probable glycosyltransferase At5g25310 (The sequence of the model RefSeq protein was modified relative to this genomic sequence to represent the inferred CDS: substituted 1 base at 1 genomic stop codon), with the protein product MGKSSVYNASKQQYPPTFKLFFFFLPISLAITSFLLIFIYIYTTSKLSTDPQSSPFLEPATNYSLFDLLIPGSTDYETIQFSIDNTAEDLFFDLPRTSSYAKQNQWSLGDLFGFTGNTLNNTEIYHDIDVFLEDYKEMNKSFKIFVYPHKPDDPFANVLLPEDYNPEGPYTSELYFKKALFNSHFITKDPNEAHLFYMPFSILHLRHDPRIGPEKLQDFVKDYIFNISHKYPFWNRTGGADHFYTACHSISEIAMDKTVEAKENSIQLVCTSTYFVTGYFPHKDVSLPQIWVKKHDPGTLVSSKRNRLAFFAGRVNSPVRAALFKHWVNDTEIFAHFGGLETNDGKEQLRSKFCLHVKGFEINTARVTDALHYGCVPVILANHHDLPFTDILNWKSFSVVVHYMDVPVLRKILQGISFEELSWLQSNVMKVRKHFEWNVPAVDYDAFYMTMYELWLRKSSVRVXLSASREFI